From Candidatus Pedobacter colombiensis, one genomic window encodes:
- a CDS encoding nuclear transport factor 2 family protein produces the protein MRKSSYIVRQNEDTGLMNSTDTLLIKQARLDSNRCIAKKDVAGVSKHWMKDFVQIAGDGSYTVGKAKIAANWKYMFSNSSPLFERIPDVITISKAGDTAWESGTWNYKNDKYYGNYAAMWRKVNGKWLTQNELYVSLN, from the coding sequence ATGCGTAAAAGTTCTTACATTGTGCGACAAAATGAAGATACAGGTCTAATGAATTCAACAGATACTTTATTAATTAAACAAGCAAGGCTTGACTCAAACAGGTGTATAGCAAAAAAAGATGTGGCAGGAGTTTCGAAACATTGGATGAAAGATTTTGTGCAGATTGCCGGAGATGGCAGTTATACGGTTGGAAAAGCTAAAATTGCTGCTAACTGGAAATATATGTTCTCAAATAGTAGCCCATTGTTTGAACGCATTCCAGATGTCATAACCATCAGCAAGGCGGGGGATACAGCTTGGGAAAGTGGAACATGGAATTATAAAAATGATAAATATTACGGTAATTATGCCGCAATGTGGCGTAAGGTAAATGGCAAATGGTTAACACAAAATGAACTTTACGTTTCTCTGAATTGA
- a CDS encoding YtxH domain-containing protein, whose amino-acid sequence MGLLKTALIGAAVYGAIKYITKKDINGRSLADDLKDKAPEWMEKVKSVKDEFKAELGRQRY is encoded by the coding sequence ATGGGACTATTAAAGACAGCATTAATAGGCGCCGCAGTATACGGCGCTATTAAGTATATTACAAAAAAAGATATCAATGGACGTTCATTAGCAGATGACCTTAAAGATAAGGCACCGGAATGGATGGAAAAAGTCAAAAGCGTAAAAGATGAGTTCAAAGCAGAATTGGGACGTCAACGATATTAG